The bacterium sequence CCCCGGCGAAGCTGGAGTGGCTGACCGCGTTGGTGAAGAAGCTCATCCGGTGCCCGAGCACGCCGACCCCGATGATGCCGCAGGCGGCGGCGAGCAAGAGGCCGCCCACCAGGGCGCGGTTGAGAAAGGACGCCCCGGCGAGAGCCTGGGGGAGCAGGTGGTTCAGCAACTGGTAGAGCGGCTCGAACATCGCGGGCGGTTCAGTCCTATTCCGG is a genomic window containing:
- a CDS encoding metal ABC transporter permease yields the protein MFEPLYQLLNHLLPQALAGASFLNRALVGGLLLAAACGIIGVGVLGHRMSFFTNAVSHSSFAGVAVGLLAGVSPYVGLVGFAVFVGLGITALRRRGRLSGDA